TTCAGCCAGACGATAGCTGGATCAAAGAAGATACCAACGCAATGGGCGCCTATAGCATGGAAGAGCTAGAGAGCCTGGGCGTTAGCCCGCTAGAGGTGATTCGCGAGCTGGAGAACGATCACTTCTCCGCCACGCTGTATACCAGCGACAACGGCGACGACGAAGCGGCACTGGCGCGATTGTTCGACACCTACGGGCTAGACCCCTTCGTGGAATTAGCCCCGGCGTCGGTGCTCTACCCTTCGCTTACCCCAGGCGAATGGCACCGCCAGCGGCGCGAAACCTTCAGTGAGCTGGGCTTAGAGCCGATGCGCCCAGAGCATGAGCTGGAAGTGATGCTATCGATGCATCAGCGCCTGACCGATGAGGAGTAAGCAGTAGCACATGTTCATTAAGGGCCCCCTTCCATTACAGCAAGGAGACGGCCAGCCCACCTAGGAGCCAGAAAGCCGCGATCACCACTAGCACTTTTAGCACCTTGTCGGTCAACGATGCTCCGCCGTGGTCGTGGTGATCTTCATGGCCATGATCATGGTGCTCCTGTAGGGAGAGTTTCCAGAACCAGAACATAACGGCCGTCAACATGAGGAAAAAAATGTTAAGGAAAAGCTGGTAATTAACCTTAAAGAACTCCCGATCCCCCGGCGCTGTGGCACTGGCGAAGTCCGGCAACAACCCCATAAAAACCAATGCATAGTGCAGAATTAGCGAAACCGAAACAATACCCACGAACATCAGTCCTAGTAGGTAAAGAGCCATACGCCAACCATAGTAGGTGGCGTTAATACGCAGTACAGGCAGTACGATAAGATCAGAAAAGATAAATGCCATCACCCCGGCGAAAGTGACGCCCTGGCCGAACAGGACTGCCGCCAAAGGAATATTTCCCATGGAGCCGATAAAGGTGAAAAAGGCGGCAACCGGGCCGACAATAGTTTGTGCCAGTACCGATAGAAAACCAGGATTGGCACTATTCTCGCCACCCGAGCCAATGAACAATGTCTGAAAAAAAACATCTGGAACGAAGGCCGAGATTATCCCAGCCACTGTAAAACCAATCAGCACATCCTTCCAAACCATCTGCCATTCCATGACGTAAGTCTGACCAATATCTTTCCATCCTTGAAGGCTAGAGATTTTCTGTTTCCAATCTTTGCCTACCTGCTCACCCTCACCTTCCGGCTCCCCCACTCTTCGACGGGCCTGGGCTTCAAGTCGACGTGGACGCGTAATCCTGATAAGCATCCAGGTAACCAGAATCAGCATAATACCGCCAACATATTCCCCAACAACAAACTGCCAGCCGAGAAAGACGGCGATCACCATACCCAGCTCAATGACCAAGTTGGTGGAAGCCAACATAAAAGCCATTGTTGGCGCCAACCCTGCCCCTTTCTGAAAAATGCTGCGAGTAGTCGCTAACGCGGCAAAACTGCAGGAACTTGAAAGAAAGCCAAAAAATGTACCCAATGCAACGCTTCTTGGGCCATCCTTACCCATTACCTTCTGCATACGCTCTTTGGTCACTAGCACCTGAATAAGGCTGCTAATGATGTAACCGAGTACAAAAGCCCATAGTGCCATCCAAAAAAAACCGATACTGGTTATGGCCGCTTCATTCCATGATGTAAAAAAATCAGCCATTGAATCGTCCTTAGTCAGAGTGATTAGTTTCAATTGCCGCTTTTTTCAAGCGACAGTCTCAACATAGACGCCTTACCGCCTTTACAACAACCTATGTAGGCCTTGAGCGATAGCCAACTGGCGGGAAAATCCTTGTTGATAGTAAGCCTCCAAGGCGTGGCGAAAAGCTTCAGCGCGGAGAGGCAAACCCTCGTGTTGGTAGCGCTGGGCACGGGCCTCTACACGCATCGCAAAGGTCTCTATATCTACCTCTATATCACCGCCTAGATTATCCACGCTGACATGAAACACACGACCACAGGCGCGGGTGAAGATAGACTCCAATGCCTGTGGCGCAATCTCAGCCTGCTCAAAAGCTTTTTGCTGTTCAGCATCGCGCCCATCAGGGCAGTACCAGTAGCCGTAATCCTCTTGTTGGCGCCGCTGTGCTCCCGCAATACACCAATGGCTGATTTCATGCAGCGCACTGGCATAGTAGCCCCGCGCGAAGATAACCTGATGATAAGGCGTTTCGCTATTAGCGGGCCGATAGAGAGGCTCATCCCCGCCCCGGATCAATCGGGTTTGATAGCGCTCAGCAAAAATCCCGTCAAAAAGCGCGGTAATATCCTCGAGCGTCCACCGCTCCTGCCTGTCACTCACAATTGACCCCGTTTGATACTGATTTTGGGGCATTATACCCACTCGATTAATACAAGCTAACGGCTACCCCCAAAAGAGAGTCGCTCCTGCTAATATAGCGGCCTTTCACAGCAACTTTTCCCCTTTAGGAGCCAACAAGTGGGCGGCTTTACTCAGCAAATTAAATCGGTTTATTGGCCAGAAACACGAACGTTGATGCACTTGGCACTGCCTATTTGCGGTGCACAGTTGGCTCAGGCAGGGATGAGTGTCGTCGATGTCATGATGACCGGTCGGCATAACGCCACGTCCCTTGCCGCTGTGTCGGTGGGCTCGAGCCTGTGGATGCCACTCATGCTTTTTATGACGGGCACTTTAATGGGGCTGACTCCGATTGTGGCGCATTTGCTGGGAGGGCAGCGCCATGAGGCTATTCGTCCGGCCGTTCATCAGGCGCTTTGGGTCGCGCTGCTGCTAGGCGTTACCGCGGCGGTGCTGCTTTGGTCGGCCATCATGCCGATATTTGAATTGATGAGCGTGCCGCCAGCGGTCGCCAGCCAGTCTGCCGCCTATCTGTCAGCCGTCGCCTTTGGCATGCCGGGGATCGCCCTCTTTCAGGCGCTTAGAGCATTCTCCGATGGCATGAATCATACCCGTCCGGCGCTATGGATCAGCTTGGTTGGTTTAAGCGTGAATATTCCTGCCAACTACCTCTTGATCTACGGCGGCGATGGCTTGGTTGATCTATTTGGCCCCTGGGTTCCCACTAGTTTGCAACAGTTACCTGCCTTGGGCGCTTTTGGCTGTGGCATTGCGACGGCGCTCTCCATGTGGACGATGGCGCTGGCGATGGCCTACTACACGCGCAGGGGAAATACTTATAAAAGCGTTGCGATTTGGCACAAACTGACACCGCCCCAATGGCTAGGTATACGTGAATTAGTGGTGGTGGGCGTTCCCATTGGCGTGGCTATTTTTGTTGAAGTCACCCTGTTCACGCTGATTGCACTCTTCATTGCCAGCTTTGGTGAAGTCACGGTAGGTGCACACCAAATAGCGCTCAGCTTCACCTCCATTCTGTTTATGCTGCCCCTGTCGCTGAGCATGGCGCTAACCGTACGAGTCGGTAATACGCTAGGTCAGCAGCGCCTAGCACTAGCCCGCAAAGTCGCTTGGAATGGAATTGTCATAAGCGTCATCATTGCCGCTATTAACAGCCTCGTACTGTGGGTTAGCGCCGAACCGGTAATCGCACTTTACACCTCTAATAGTGAGATACAGGCGCTAGCGCTCTCGATCATTGCTTTAGCCGTTATTTTTCAGCTCTCAGACTCGTTACAGGTTAATTTAGCAGGGGCTTTACGCGGCTATAAAGATACCCGCATTGTGATGGTGATTACGGTGCTCTCCTACTGGATTGTAGGCTTGGGTGGCGGCCACTGGCTGGGCTCTTATGGAGTGGGTGATATGGTTGCCCCTCTAGGGGTTCATGGCTACTGGATTGGGTTGGTTGCAGGCTTGAGTACCGCAGCACTGCTACTTGGCTGGCGTTTACAGCGTATTAGCCTTCGGGGGTAAAGCATGGCTCAATGGAGAAACCTTTCTCTAGCAATCACCCTAAGCACCCTACTGGCTGGCTGTGGGGATAACCCCGCTGAGCAGCAGTGGCAGCGTTATCATCAGCAACTCGCCGATGACCTTGCACTATCAAACATTCAAAGAACTGACCCGGGAAATATTGGCGACTTCCCTGAGCGCTCCGATCGGGTTATAGATATTCCCGAAACCCGGGACAGCCTGCTGAATGTATACGCGCTGCGCGAGTGCCAAATCACTTCGCTAGTCGCTGCACGAAACAATCAACTGGGGCGTGTAGCTCCACCTAGCCAACAGTGGTTATATGAGCGCACGCTATGGCAGCGACTTAGCGCCTGTTTAAATAGCGAGGTACCCGAACAGTTAAGCGATGAAGATAGAACGCGCCTAATTCGATTAACCACGACCAAAACGGCACAGTTACCCACGGTCAGCTGGAACGCTATTTTTGATTCCAGTGAGTGGGTTAAAAGCTTTTCACGAGCGAGCCAGCCTTTATCGAACGTCGATGAAACCACTATTACTGGTCAGCTTGAAGCGATTGATTACTTACAGCAAATGACGGATCACCAGTTTGATCTCGACTGGCAGCAGGACTCTTCTACCCTTGAAAACCATTTGAAAACCCTGCAACAGCGGCCATTGACTGCTGAGGTGTTGCGCGCCCTGCTACTCGCCACCCAACGCTTAACAGAAGCGAATGCATTGTTAGCTCGGCAGAGTGATACCACCCGTTGCTTAAGCCGTTGGGAATCGCCGTCGCTTGAACGCTTGGCAAACGCTGCCCAGCAGTGGCTAACGGCGATCAATCGCTTAATTGACGCACAGCAGGTAAGCAAGCCAATAGCGATTCAACGCTATCAGAAACGCTGGCTTTCGCTGGATAATGACCAAGCTCCCTGGAGCCAGTTTCTGCAAGCGCTCTATGAGCATCAAGCGCTGCGAGCTCGCTTTCCAACCTGCTCAGATAATTAAAAAGTGCAGAACCCTTAACCTTATGAGCAAGTTGTGCTATTTGTGGATATGAGAGGCAAATGAATCGGCTTTGCCAATCTGATGACCACGCAGCATAAGGAGGGACACAATGGGCGCATCCTTGTCACCCCGCTCTGCCCAGGTCATCGACCTGGAAACTGTGCGCCAGCGTCAGCAGGCGCAAAAGTGCCTTGTCCGTTTAGCCCCTGAGCTAGATGGCTTAGAGATGGTGTACCAGCTCGCTGCGAGTCCCGACGCCTACTATGGCTTGCCTATTTTGGCCTGGGGGTTAAGAGAGGACGGTACCGTCATCGGTTTGGTGCCGTGGATGGAAAGCCTGGCAGCCTGCCATGATCTGAACAGCCAGGAAAATGGCTACTTCGTAGGTTATCGTGATCCTGAAACGGAAGAAATTTTTGATACGCCACCAGATCACAAATACCACGAGCTAGTTGCGGCGGCTGAATACTTTGATTATGAGGCTTCTGGCGAAGTCACCCTTATTCAGCAAATCCCCGATACTCTGGGCACCCACGCACTGTGTATGAATCACCCCGATTCACCCTGGCATATGAAGCCCGTTTACGGCTGGCGTCTCTACAGCGACGGTAGCCTTGACGCGCTCCTTGCCGACGAGAACAAAGCGGCGATGACGCCGATTTTGTTAGGGGATAAGTGCCTCTACAGCGCTCATACCCGCCATCAAACCGTTTACTTTTTCCAGCGCCATATCGCCAACCGCATTCTGGAAGAAGATCCAGAGACACTTGATGCGCTAGCCATGATGGTTGTGGCCAGTGATTAACCGAGTGCCTTAACGTCGCTTTGTGAGCGAGGCCAACATCAATGAGTTGATTTTGATTTGAGCCTCGCATGGGTTCTCGGCTATTTCGAAGGGCTATCTTAAGGGCTAGCTCAACGGGTTATGCTAAACGAATAAAGTAGAGGTAGTTATTCTCAGAGGCGGTGTCCTGCTCAAGCAATTCGTGCCCTAAGAACTGACAAAACTTGGGGACATCTCGCGTGGTGGCTGGGTCAGTGGCAATCACTTTGAGCACTTGGCCTGGCCTCATGTCGCGCACTTTGTTATGCATCAGCATAATCGGCTCTGGGCAGTAAAGTCCTGTGGTGTCCAATACCGCATCAACGTTGGGTAACGTACCCGTATTATCAGCCATCAATATCCTCGATGTAGGAAACAGAAAGTATGATTAAAGTTATCATCGAACGGCGAATTATGCCCGGTCTTGAAGAAGAATTTGAGCAAGCAGCGCGGGAGGCAATGCGCGTTTCTCTAGGCGTAAGGGGCTTTATCAGTGGTGAAACATTGGTAGAACTGGGTCATACCGATCGCCGACTGATGATTACCAAATGGCGTGACCTCCGCGCTTGGAAGGAGTGGCACTCAAGCGAAGCGCGGACAATGGCCATGCAGCGTATTTTACCGCTGTTAACCGAAGATGAAACTATCCGAATTTACGAGCCAGGCTATTGAACATGAGGTTTTACTAGCGTTAATCCCTAAGTCTCACATGCACCGTTACCTCTTCCCTATCGTGATAGAGGTGACGGCATGATACGTTGGCATGCACACCCGCTTTTTCCAGCGACTCTTCCAACGCCGTTAGACAACGAGTTACCTCATCCCAGCGCTTTTTCATGGGCAACTTGAGGTTAAAGATCGCCTCTTTGCACCATTTACGAATCAGCCATCGCTCCACCATGGCTAGCACTCTCACTGGTTTATCAACAATATCGCACACCAGCCAGTCTAGACGTTGTGGTGGCTCCCAGGTAAAGCCATCCTCTTTGAGATGATCAATCTGCCCAGTCTTCATCAACTGTGATTCCATTGGGCCATTATCGATGGCATACACGTACATGCCGCGCTGAACCAACTGCCACGTCCAACCTCCTGGAGCGGCCCCTAAGTCAGCTGCTTGCATATGCGGTGCTAGCCGCACATCCCACTCATCCCTAGGAATAAACTCGTGCCACGCCTCCTCCAACTTCAGCGTTGAGCGGCTAGGCGCACGAGAGGGAAAGCGCAGCCGACGAATACCATTAATCAAATCGCTGCGGTTGCCTGGGAAGCTCATCGCCAGCTGCACTTGATCACCGTCAGTCCAGAAAATATGTAAACGTCGTGCGCCCGCGCTGCGCCTTAACGCACCACGTTTTTTCAACATACTTTCCAACGGCTTGGTAAGTGCCTTAATCAGCCCGGCCAGCGCTTTACCATCGTTGGTATCCGGCGTTTCATGCCAAATCTCTTCAAAGCTCCAACGGCTGGCTTTAACCTGTTCCAAGATAGCGGTAAGACGGTCGTCACGGGAAAGAGTGAGCGCAGGCAAGGCCGCTAAGCTCTGGCGTGCGAAAATCAGCTTTTTAAACGCTGCCTGGCGGTGCAAATCATTAACCGCTTCGCCATCAACACGCGTTAAGCTTACCCACCCTTCCCCATGAGATGACTCACAGGGGATGCCCTGTAATGCTGCGTGATGCTGCAGTTCCGCAAGCGCATCACTCTCAAACCCAGGACGGCAGTAAACTAACCATGATGTAGGTACCGTTTCACTCACCACTTCACCTCGATTCCGCCCATCACAAACGGTGTGGGCTACCTAATTAATTGGGGCGCATCATAGCATTTATCCAGCGCTATTTATTTTCTTCCACACAAACGAAGAACCCAGCCGGTTGGCTGGGTTCTTCGTTAAATAAGTGCCTGACGATGACCTACTCTCGCATGGGGAGACCCCACACTACCATCGGCGCTAAGCGGTTTCACTTCTGAGTTCGGCAAGGGATCAGGTGGTTCACGCGTGCTATGGTCGTCAGGCGTAACTGTTAATGTACATCATGCTGACTATGGCTAAATTGTGCTCGTCTCATTGCCTGCCGCCCTGACGTTCTGTCGCTGGGGCCACATGCTGCGTATCCGGCTTTCTGTTGATCTCTCAACCTTAACGTCATCATTACGACCAGACCCCTTGGGTGTTATAGGGTCAAGCCTCACGGGCCATTAGTACACGTTAGCTCAACGCCTTGCAGCGCTTCCACACCGTGCCTATCAACCAGCTGGTCTCGCTGGGCCCTTCAGGAGGCTCTAGGCCTCAGGGATGTCTCATCTTGAAGGGGGCTTCCCGCTTAGATGCTTTCAGCGGTTATCCCGTCCGACCATAGCTACCCGGCAATGCCACTGGCGTGACAACCGGAACACCAGAGGGTCGTCCACTCCGGTCCTCTCGTACTAGGAGCAGCCCTTCTCAAACATCCAACGCCCACGGCAGATAGGGACCGAACTGTCTCACGACGTTCTAAACCCAGCTCGCGTACCACTTTAAATGGCGAACAGCCATACCCTTGGGACCGACTTCAGCCCCAGGATGTGATGAGCCGACATCGAGGTGCCAAACACCGCCGTCGATGTGAACTCTTGGGCGGTATCAGCCTGTTATCCCCGGAGTACCTTTTATCCGTTGAGCGATGGCCCTTCCATACAGAACCACCGGATCACTAGAACCTGCTTTCGCACCTGCTCGACGTGTCTGTCTCGCAGTCAAGCACCCTTATGCTCTTGCACTCAATGCACGATGTCCGACCGTGCTGAGGGTACCTTCGTGCTCCTCCGTTACTCTTTAGGAGGAGACCGCCCCAGTCAAACTACCCACCACACACTGTCCTCGATCCGGATAACGGACCTGAGTGAGAACGCCAATGATGCCAGGCTGGTATTTCAAGGTTGGCTCCGCCCGAACTGGCGTCCGAGTTTCAAAGCCTCCCAGCTATCCTACACAGGCAACATCAGCGTCCAGTGTGAAGCTATAGTAAAGGTTCACGGGGTCTTTCCGTCTAGCCGCGGGTACACCGCATCTTCACGGCGATTTCAATTTCACTGAGTCTCGGGTGGAGACAGCGTGGCCATCATTACGCCATTCGTGCAGGTCGGAACTTACCCGACAAGGAATTTCGCTACCTTAGGACCGTTATAGTTACGGCCGCCGTTTACCGGGGCTTCAATCAAGAGCTTCGCCTTGCGGCTAACACCATCATTTAACCTTCCGGCACCGGGCAGGCGTCACACCCTATACGTCCGCTTGCGCGTTAGCAGAGTGCTGTGTTTTTAATAAACAGTTGCAGCCACCTGGTATCTTCGACCGGTTCGGGCTTAGAGAGCAAGTCTCATCACCCTACGCCGGCGTGCCTTCTCCCGAAGTTACGGCACCATTTTGCCTAGTTCCTTCACCCGAGTTCTCTCAAGCGCCTTGGGATTCTCACCCTGACCACCTGTGTCGGTTTGGGGTACGGTCGCACATGATCTGAAGCTTAGAGGCTTTTCCTGGAAGCGTGGCATCAGTGACTTCCTGACCGTGGTCAGTTCATCTCGTGTCTCGGCCTTAAAGGATCCCGGATTTACCTAAGATCCAAGCCTACTCACTTTCACCAGGACAACCAACGCCTGGCTCACCTAGCCTTCTTCGTCCCCCCATCGCAACCATGTCCGGTACGGGAATATTGACCCGTTTCC
This Vreelandella neptunia DNA region includes the following protein-coding sequences:
- a CDS encoding permease, with translation MADFFTSWNEAAITSIGFFWMALWAFVLGYIISSLIQVLVTKERMQKVMGKDGPRSVALGTFFGFLSSSCSFAALATTRSIFQKGAGLAPTMAFMLASTNLVIELGMVIAVFLGWQFVVGEYVGGIMLILVTWMLIRITRPRRLEAQARRRVGEPEGEGEQVGKDWKQKISSLQGWKDIGQTYVMEWQMVWKDVLIGFTVAGIISAFVPDVFFQTLFIGSGGENSANPGFLSVLAQTIVGPVAAFFTFIGSMGNIPLAAVLFGQGVTFAGVMAFIFSDLIVLPVLRINATYYGWRMALYLLGLMFVGIVSVSLILHYALVFMGLLPDFASATAPGDREFFKVNYQLFLNIFFLMLTAVMFWFWKLSLQEHHDHGHEDHHDHGGASLTDKVLKVLVVIAAFWLLGGLAVSLL
- a CDS encoding elongation factor P hydroxylase — its product is MPQNQYQTGSIVSDRQERWTLEDITALFDGIFAERYQTRLIRGGDEPLYRPANSETPYHQVIFARGYYASALHEISHWCIAGAQRRQQEDYGYWYCPDGRDAEQQKAFEQAEIAPQALESIFTRACGRVFHVSVDNLGGDIEVDIETFAMRVEARAQRYQHEGLPLRAEAFRHALEAYYQQGFSRQLAIAQGLHRLL
- a CDS encoding MATE family efflux transporter, which encodes MGGFTQQIKSVYWPETRTLMHLALPICGAQLAQAGMSVVDVMMTGRHNATSLAAVSVGSSLWMPLMLFMTGTLMGLTPIVAHLLGGQRHEAIRPAVHQALWVALLLGVTAAVLLWSAIMPIFELMSVPPAVASQSAAYLSAVAFGMPGIALFQALRAFSDGMNHTRPALWISLVGLSVNIPANYLLIYGGDGLVDLFGPWVPTSLQQLPALGAFGCGIATALSMWTMALAMAYYTRRGNTYKSVAIWHKLTPPQWLGIRELVVVGVPIGVAIFVEVTLFTLIALFIASFGEVTVGAHQIALSFTSILFMLPLSLSMALTVRVGNTLGQQRLALARKVAWNGIVISVIIAAINSLVLWVSAEPVIALYTSNSEIQALALSIIALAVIFQLSDSLQVNLAGALRGYKDTRIVMVITVLSYWIVGLGGGHWLGSYGVGDMVAPLGVHGYWIGLVAGLSTAALLLGWRLQRISLRG
- a CDS encoding DUF3080 family protein, which produces MAQWRNLSLAITLSTLLAGCGDNPAEQQWQRYHQQLADDLALSNIQRTDPGNIGDFPERSDRVIDIPETRDSLLNVYALRECQITSLVAARNNQLGRVAPPSQQWLYERTLWQRLSACLNSEVPEQLSDEDRTRLIRLTTTKTAQLPTVSWNAIFDSSEWVKSFSRASQPLSNVDETTITGQLEAIDYLQQMTDHQFDLDWQQDSSTLENHLKTLQQRPLTAEVLRALLLATQRLTEANALLARQSDTTRCLSRWESPSLERLANAAQQWLTAINRLIDAQQVSKPIAIQRYQKRWLSLDNDQAPWSQFLQALYEHQALRARFPTCSDN
- the tusA gene encoding sulfurtransferase TusA; amino-acid sequence: MADNTGTLPNVDAVLDTTGLYCPEPIMLMHNKVRDMRPGQVLKVIATDPATTRDVPKFCQFLGHELLEQDTASENNYLYFIRLA
- a CDS encoding antibiotic biosynthesis monooxygenase family protein, which translates into the protein MIKVIIERRIMPGLEEEFEQAAREAMRVSLGVRGFISGETLVELGHTDRRLMITKWRDLRAWKEWHSSEARTMAMQRILPLLTEDETIRIYEPGY
- the rlmM gene encoding 23S rRNA (cytidine(2498)-2'-O)-methyltransferase RlmM yields the protein MVSETVPTSWLVYCRPGFESDALAELQHHAALQGIPCESSHGEGWVSLTRVDGEAVNDLHRQAAFKKLIFARQSLAALPALTLSRDDRLTAILEQVKASRWSFEEIWHETPDTNDGKALAGLIKALTKPLESMLKKRGALRRSAGARRLHIFWTDGDQVQLAMSFPGNRSDLINGIRRLRFPSRAPSRSTLKLEEAWHEFIPRDEWDVRLAPHMQAADLGAAPGGWTWQLVQRGMYVYAIDNGPMESQLMKTGQIDHLKEDGFTWEPPQRLDWLVCDIVDKPVRVLAMVERWLIRKWCKEAIFNLKLPMKKRWDEVTRCLTALEESLEKAGVHANVSCRHLYHDREEVTVHVRLRD